One stretch of Streptomyces sp. 135 DNA includes these proteins:
- a CDS encoding TetR/AcrR family transcriptional regulator, producing the protein MARPRTFDEERALDAAMHAFWANGYEATSTQDLCEATGLGRSSIYNTFSSKHDLFRRALARYMETMNASQIDILEDVERPGLERVRALLARVVEGEFEHRKDGHSIGCLTVNTTVELAARDPEAAAMLERDLAARLTMLRTAIRSGQRDGEITAERGADTLARYVNAVIGGMRVAAQGGADRATLEAIAETALDALIPR; encoded by the coding sequence ATGGCCCGACCGAGGACTTTCGACGAGGAGCGGGCCCTGGACGCGGCGATGCACGCCTTCTGGGCGAACGGTTACGAGGCCACCTCGACCCAGGATCTGTGCGAAGCCACCGGCCTGGGCCGCAGCAGCATCTACAACACGTTCAGCAGCAAGCACGATCTGTTCCGGCGCGCCCTGGCCCGCTACATGGAGACCATGAACGCCTCCCAGATCGACATCCTGGAGGATGTGGAGCGCCCGGGCCTGGAGCGTGTTCGCGCGCTGCTCGCCCGGGTCGTCGAGGGCGAGTTCGAGCATCGCAAGGACGGGCACAGCATCGGCTGCCTCACCGTCAACACGACCGTCGAACTCGCCGCACGCGACCCCGAGGCGGCCGCCATGCTGGAGCGGGACCTCGCGGCGCGGCTCACCATGCTGCGCACCGCGATCCGGTCCGGCCAGCGCGACGGCGAGATCACTGCGGAGCGGGGCGCGGACACGCTGGCCCGTTACGTCAACGCCGTCATCGGCGGCATGCGGGTCGCCGCGCAGGGCGGCGCCGACCGGGCCACCCTGGAGGCCATCGCGGAGACCGCGCTCGACGCGCTGATCCCCCGCTAG